Within Candidatus Hydrogenedentota bacterium, the genomic segment CTTCCGGAACCGTGCTGCGCATTTCCTTGAGCATCTGAAAGAGGAATAGCCGCTCAAACTCCTGCAGCGCCTGGGTTTCGCGGGCGGCGGCCCCCGGCGACAGTGCGCGATCGCGGAAAACGGCGTTTGCCTGGGGGTTTACGTACAGCATCAGCGGATCTCCAGCGCGGCTTCGAGCGCGCCGGCCTTGTGAATGGCGTCAAAAATCGCGATCATGTCGCGCGGCGTCAGGCGCAGGGCGTTCAGGGCCTGCGCCACCTCGGCGGCGGAGGTCCCCTGGACGGGGGCCAGGTACACTTCCGGTTCTTCGACTTCGACGTCGGCGTTTTCGACCACGATCGGGTCGGCGTCGGTGAAGGGCAGCGCCGGGACCGGCAGCCGCGTGCTTTGGATTTTCACGGTGAGGCTGCCGTGGGCCACCTGGCAGGGTTTGATCATCACGTCGCCGCCCACGACGATGGTCCCGGTGCGCTCATTGATCACGACGACCGCCTTCTGGGCGATATCGACGCGCAGTTTGTTGAGGTCGGCAATGAACTTGATCAGGTCCGCCCGCTCGTCCGCCGGAATGCGTACCTTCACGGCGCCACCGGACAGCGCGTCGGCCGTTCCGGGGCCGTAGGCCCGATCGATGGCCTGGCGGATGCCGTCCGCGGCTTCGAAACTGGGCCGCCGCACCAGGAGGGTAATCCGCTCGCCATCCGTGATGGAGGCGGGCACTTCGTGCTCCACGAGCGCGCCGCGCGGTATTCGCCCGACGGTCCCGTGGTTGTTTCGGACGGAGGAGCCCGCCGAAATGTCGGTGTTGAAGCCGCCGACGGAGACGGGGCCGCTCGCAACGGCGTAGACCGTGTCGCCGGCGGGCCCGCGCAGGAAGGTGTCGAGCAGCTGGCCGCCTTCGAGGCTTTTCGCGTCGTAGATCGACTGAACGGTGACGTCGATGGCCGTGCCTTCCTTGGCGAAGGGCGGCAGCGTGGCCGTGACCGTGCATATCGCCACGTTCTTCGAACTGAGCGCGTCGATATCCTGGATTTCCACGCCCATGCGATCGAGGAGGTTGCGCTGCGCGGTCACGGCGGCCTCGGCGCTGTCGCCCGTGCCGCGCAGGCCGACGACGATCCCCACGCCCGTGAGCGTGTTGTCGCGCGCGCCCTGGACGTCGCACAGGTCGCGAATGGCCATGGTGCCGTGGCACGCGCCCGCCAGCGCGATTGCGGCCGCCAGAATGAAGCTACGGAACATAGCCACCTCGTTTCGTAATTCGCGCCGCCCCATCAGAAAGGCGAAAACCAGTCCAGCACGCGGGTCACGAGTCCTCGGCGCTGGTTGTTCCACAGGGGGCCCTTGCCCTTGACGCGCACGACGGCGTCCGCGACCTGGGTCGACTGAATCGTGTTCTGGGCGGTGATATCCCGGGATCGGATGATTCCGGAGATGTAGATGGTGGAATCATCGCGGTTGACGGTCACCACTTTCTGGCCCTCGATACGCAGGTTGCCGTTCGGCAGCAGCTCCTGTACGGTGCAGGTGATCGATGTCGTGAGCGTGTTGCGCCGCCGGGTGTCGCCGGTGTTCTTGGTCTCGTTTTCGGATTCGATCGACCAGTTCGGCAACTCGCCCGGATTCAGTATGTTGTTCCCATCGGGCTTCTGCCCCACCAGAAACGGATTTGCGGCGGCGGGGGCCCTCGAATCCACCTCGCTCTCTTTCTTCGTATTGGTGTTGGCGCTCGTGGAGGCGTCCAGTGTCTCGCGCACGAGCACCGTGATGATATCGCCGGGCTCGAAGCGGTCCACCTTTTCCGAAATAACGCTCGTGTCTCGGGCGGCGCGCTGGCTGAAGAGGGAATCCGCCGGCGCGTGGGCCACGGCGGCCAGCGCGGCGGCCAGTATCATCGGGATTCGCATACTCATCGTACCTCCACCACGCCGTCGGCGCGCACAATCCCCTGGAATTCCTGTTTCGTAGCCGGATTCGCGCATACAATCAGATCGCCCGCTTTCCCGTCCATCATGGCGCGGGCCTGATGCTGAATCTGGATGCTGCCGCTGTTCACTTCGACCAGCACGGTCTGGTTTCGCTTGATGAGCTTCGGCTGATCGACATTGCGCGAGGTGATGGGCTGGTTAGGAAAGATGGTCTTTCGCGCAATAAGCCCGACGACATCCTCCAAGGCGGTTATCGCGCCGTCCGGCGCCTGGGAAAGCGCGACGACGTGTTTCTTCACGTGGGCGGCGGTCACCGGGCGCCCGCGCGATATATCCGTCGCGGCCACCAGAATCTCCTGGTAGGTCTCGACCCCGGCGCGCAGCACGACGGTCCGGTAGTGGACGCCGTCCACGAGCACATCGCCGCGGAAGTTCGTCAGGCCGAGATAGCGGTAGCTCGGGGCGGCCCGCCAGTCAATGAGGAGGTCGCCGTCCGGCGCCTGGATACCCTGCCGCGGCAGCGAGATGTCGATCTCCGTCAGCGCGGGGTCCCAGGGCATGGCCAGCTCGATATGTTCGCGCAGGGAAGTGGCCATCTTCTCGGGCGTCACGTCCATGT encodes:
- a CDS encoding flagellar basal body L-ring protein FlgH, translating into MSMRIPMILAAALAAVAHAPADSLFSQRAARDTSVISEKVDRFEPGDIITVLVRETLDASTSANTNTKKESEVDSRAPAAANPFLVGQKPDGNNILNPGELPNWSIESENETKNTGDTRRRNTLTTSITCTVQELLPNGNLRIEGQKVVTVNRDDSTIYISGIIRSRDITAQNTIQSTQVADAVVRVKGKGPLWNNQRRGLVTRVLDWFSPF
- a CDS encoding flagellar basal body P-ring protein FlgI, yielding MFRSFILAAAIALAGACHGTMAIRDLCDVQGARDNTLTGVGIVVGLRGTGDSAEAAVTAQRNLLDRMGVEIQDIDALSSKNVAICTVTATLPPFAKEGTAIDVTVQSIYDAKSLEGGQLLDTFLRGPAGDTVYAVASGPVSVGGFNTDISAGSSVRNNHGTVGRIPRGALVEHEVPASITDGERITLLVRRPSFEAADGIRQAIDRAYGPGTADALSGGAVKVRIPADERADLIKFIADLNKLRVDIAQKAVVVINERTGTIVVGGDVMIKPCQVAHGSLTVKIQSTRLPVPALPFTDADPIVVENADVEVEEPEVYLAPVQGTSAAEVAQALNALRLTPRDMIAIFDAIHKAGALEAALEIR
- the flgA gene encoding flagellar basal body P-ring formation protein FlgA, producing MKLNQRAGGIGFRRALAGMLAFLLAGVAGAEEAAIRIKEEAWVKGPKVYLSDLVEVKERELKERLAGIEVSSAARPGDSKSLNASLVEARLEHAGVDLERVALARPSQVRATTMHMDVTPEKMATSLREHIELAMPWDPALTEIDISLPRQGIQAPDGDLLIDWRAAPSYRYLGLTNFRGDVLVDGVHYRTVVLRAGVETYQEILVAATDISRGRPVTAAHVKKHVVALSQAPDGAITALEDVVGLIARKTIFPNQPITSRNVDQPKLIKRNQTVLVEVNSGSIQIQHQARAMMDGKAGDLIVCANPATKQEFQGIVRADGVVEVR